One Actinomyces marmotae DNA window includes the following coding sequences:
- the atpE gene encoding ATP synthase F0 subunit C, which translates to MTGSIATIGFGLATLGPGIGIGILVGKTQEGTARQPEVAGALRTNMFIGAALIEALGLLGFAAGFAF; encoded by the coding sequence ATGACCGGATCCATCGCCACCATCGGCTTCGGCCTGGCCACCCTCGGCCCCGGCATCGGCATCGGCATCCTCGTCGGCAAGACGCAGGAGGGCACCGCCCGCCAGCCCGAGGTCGCCGGCGCCCTGCGCACCAACATGTTCATCGGCGCGGCCCTTATCGAGGCCCTCGGTCTGCTGGGCTTCGCCGCGGGCTTCGCCTTCTGA
- a CDS encoding L-threonylcarbamoyladenylate synthase: protein MTQTSSPMGAAAPERDGDGGDHGESAGVIAAAAERARAGGLVITPTDTVYGIGTTAADAAAVARLLDAKGRGRQMPPPVLVAGRDQLDGVVADPPDAALALMDTLWPGALTLVLDAAPALAWDLGDTGGTIAVRMPDHPLALALLRAAGPMAVTSANRTGEPPATDAASARRAFPGRVTDAPGALAAEGGRPSILLIDGGPTPGPVPSTIVSLAGDDAIRPRVLREGLIPAHRIEEALKPLLAPLAGPSAAPGPAEEGRA, encoded by the coding sequence GTGACCCAGACGAGCTCCCCCATGGGCGCCGCCGCCCCCGAGCGCGACGGCGACGGCGGTGACCACGGCGAGAGCGCCGGCGTCATCGCCGCCGCCGCGGAGCGCGCCCGAGCCGGAGGCCTGGTCATCACCCCGACCGACACGGTCTACGGCATCGGAACCACCGCCGCCGACGCGGCCGCCGTCGCGCGCCTCCTGGACGCCAAGGGGCGCGGCCGCCAGATGCCCCCGCCCGTCCTCGTGGCGGGGCGGGACCAGCTCGACGGCGTCGTCGCCGATCCCCCCGACGCGGCCCTCGCCCTCATGGACACCCTCTGGCCCGGCGCCCTGACCCTCGTTCTGGACGCCGCGCCCGCGCTGGCATGGGACCTGGGGGACACCGGCGGGACCATCGCCGTGCGCATGCCCGACCACCCCCTGGCCCTCGCCCTCCTGCGCGCCGCCGGCCCCATGGCCGTCACCAGCGCGAACCGCACGGGGGAGCCGCCGGCCACCGATGCCGCCAGCGCGAGGCGGGCTTTCCCCGGCCGCGTCACCGACGCCCCCGGCGCGCTCGCGGCCGAGGGCGGCCGGCCCAGCATCCTGCTCATCGACGGCGGGCCCACGCCCGGCCCCGTCCCCTCGACCATCGTCTCCCTGGCCGGTGACGACGCCATCAGGCCCCGCGTCCTGCGCGAGGGCCTCATCCCGGCCCACCGGATCGAGGAGGCCCTCAAGCCCCTGCTCGCCCCCCTGGCGGGCCCGAGCGCGGCGCCCGGGCCGGCGGAGGAGGGCCGCGCGTGA
- a CDS encoding alpha/beta hydrolase family protein, translating into MTPASPNPTALATRALDLAVDGQRLGGAAYLPAGPNGRPLPGPRPLVVCCHGMDGSWMRVAPIARRLASRGAIAACPDFRGGGGGDNGGDPMAMTPLTELADLLAVIDAVTAWPEADSSRIALLGLSLGGAVAALAAARRPTQIGALVLWYPALQPGAGLRARFRSLAEVPDRFEHRGSHLSRAYARDAWGIDAVAELARFPRPILLIHGDRDESVPLALSQRAERELRDAELRVIPGAGHGFGDERWETAVSASASFLAWNGVLDD; encoded by the coding sequence GTGACCCCGGCATCCCCGAATCCCACCGCCCTCGCCACCCGCGCCCTGGACCTGGCCGTGGACGGGCAGCGGCTCGGCGGCGCCGCCTACCTGCCCGCCGGGCCCAACGGGCGGCCCCTGCCCGGCCCCCGCCCGCTCGTCGTGTGCTGCCACGGCATGGACGGCTCCTGGATGCGCGTGGCCCCCATCGCCCGGCGCCTGGCCTCCCGGGGCGCCATCGCCGCCTGCCCCGACTTCCGGGGCGGCGGCGGGGGCGACAACGGCGGTGACCCCATGGCGATGACGCCGCTGACCGAGCTCGCCGACCTGCTCGCCGTCATCGACGCCGTGACCGCCTGGCCCGAAGCGGATTCCTCTCGCATCGCCCTGCTCGGGCTCTCCCTGGGCGGGGCGGTCGCCGCGCTCGCGGCCGCCCGGCGGCCCACGCAGATAGGCGCGCTCGTGCTGTGGTACCCGGCGCTCCAGCCCGGCGCCGGTCTGCGCGCCCGGTTCCGGAGCCTGGCTGAGGTCCCCGACCGCTTCGAGCACAGGGGCAGTCACCTGTCCAGGGCTTACGCCCGTGACGCCTGGGGCATCGACGCTGTTGCCGAACTCGCCCGCTTCCCGCGCCCCATCCTCCTCATCCACGGGGATCGCGACGAGTCCGTCCCCCTGGCGCTCTCCCAGCGCGCCGAGCGCGAGCTGCGCGACGCCGAGTTGCGCGTCATCCCCGGCGCCGGACACGGCTTCGGCGACGAGCGCTGGGAGACCGCTGTGTCCGCCAGCGCCTCCTTCCTGGCCTGGAACGGCGTCCTCGACGACTGA
- a CDS encoding DJ-1 family glyoxalase III, whose amino-acid sequence MAFEAKTDKRVAALIAPGLEEVEALAVVDVLYRAGIPCDMIAVAEERAVVSSHEIIVTCAKTLAETDLSDYDLLFLPGGVPGTPNLKASRVVTEAVTERVRAGRPVAAICAAPSILAELGLLQGRRATSNPGFMHVLEEHGAITSQDSVVVDGAILTSRGMATAPELGFEIVRHYLGDAAAEAVASAVVFQR is encoded by the coding sequence ATGGCATTCGAGGCGAAGACCGACAAGCGGGTTGCGGCCCTCATCGCACCGGGACTGGAGGAGGTCGAGGCGCTCGCCGTCGTCGATGTGCTCTACCGCGCCGGCATTCCCTGCGACATGATCGCCGTCGCCGAGGAGCGCGCCGTCGTGTCCTCCCATGAGATCATCGTGACCTGCGCGAAGACCCTCGCCGAGACGGATCTATCCGACTACGACCTCCTCTTCCTGCCCGGCGGGGTCCCCGGGACCCCCAACCTCAAGGCCAGCCGGGTCGTCACCGAGGCCGTCACCGAGCGCGTGCGCGCCGGGCGCCCGGTGGCCGCGATCTGCGCCGCCCCCTCGATCCTCGCCGAGTTGGGTCTGCTCCAGGGGCGCCGCGCCACCTCCAACCCCGGCTTCATGCATGTGCTGGAGGAGCACGGCGCGATCACCAGCCAGGACAGCGTCGTCGTTGACGGCGCCATCCTCACCAGCCGGGGGATGGCCACCGCCCCAGAGCTCGGCTTCGAGATCGTCCGGCACTACTTGGGCGACGCCGCCGCCGAGGCTGTGGCGAGCGCCGTCGTCTTCCAGCGCTGA
- a CDS encoding F0F1 ATP synthase subunit B, protein MAPVMITTLAAASETASGEEHSLLLPHTYDLVWGTISFAIVALVLIKYALPRFTRVLDERTARIEEGLAFADKAKKDQAGAEQRAARLVEEARREAASIREKAQGEAAAIVAAARAEAQAEAGKALDAAQRQILAERQAAQISLRAEVGLLASTLAERIVGEQLKDTELSSRVIDRFLDELEAAPATPGVDGGASVEELR, encoded by the coding sequence ATGGCCCCCGTCATGATCACCACCCTCGCCGCGGCCTCGGAGACTGCGTCGGGGGAGGAGCACAGCCTCCTTCTGCCCCACACCTATGACCTGGTCTGGGGCACGATCTCCTTCGCCATCGTGGCGCTGGTGCTCATCAAGTACGCCCTGCCCCGCTTCACGAGGGTCCTCGACGAGCGCACCGCGCGCATCGAGGAGGGCCTCGCCTTCGCGGACAAGGCCAAGAAGGACCAGGCCGGCGCCGAGCAGCGCGCCGCCCGCCTCGTGGAGGAGGCGCGCCGTGAGGCCGCCTCCATCCGGGAGAAGGCCCAGGGCGAGGCCGCCGCCATCGTGGCCGCCGCCCGCGCCGAGGCCCAGGCAGAGGCGGGCAAGGCCCTTGACGCCGCCCAGCGCCAGATCCTCGCCGAGCGTCAGGCCGCCCAGATCTCGCTGCGCGCGGAGGTCGGCCTGCTGGCCTCCACTCTCGCCGAGCGGATCGTCGGCGAGCAGCTCAAGGACACCGAGTTGTCCAGCCGCGTCATCGATCGCTTCCTCGATGAGCTCGAGGCCGCCCCCGCGACCCCGGGCGTCGACGGCGGCGCCTCCGTGGAGGAGCTCCGGTGA
- a CDS encoding LuxR C-terminal-related transcriptional regulator, translated as MTQAQPPGAGPRSDSSASPAQPAAPRLRVLVVDDHALVRSGVRSELAAHAPDIEVIAEADDVEGAIAAVRALAPDVALLDVHLPGGNGGGGAEVAASCADAEGTRFLALSVSDAAEDVVAVIRAGARGYVTKAISTPDLAMAIRRVAAGDAAFSPRLAGFVLDAFGAQAGEVAMADSEFDRLSAREREVMRLIARGYTYKECAGELFISVKTVETHVSAVLRKLQLSNRNELTRWAAAHRIV; from the coding sequence ATGACCCAAGCCCAGCCGCCCGGAGCCGGGCCCCGATCCGACTCCTCCGCCTCCCCCGCGCAGCCGGCGGCCCCGCGCCTGAGGGTCCTCGTCGTCGACGACCACGCCCTGGTGCGCTCCGGGGTGCGCTCCGAGCTCGCCGCCCACGCCCCGGACATCGAGGTCATCGCCGAGGCCGACGATGTCGAGGGCGCCATCGCCGCCGTGCGCGCCCTGGCCCCCGACGTGGCGCTCCTGGACGTCCACCTGCCCGGCGGCAACGGCGGGGGAGGCGCGGAGGTCGCCGCCAGCTGCGCGGACGCCGAGGGGACCCGCTTCCTGGCGCTGTCCGTCTCCGACGCCGCCGAGGACGTCGTCGCCGTCATCCGGGCGGGCGCGCGCGGCTACGTCACCAAGGCGATCTCCACGCCCGACCTGGCCATGGCGATCAGGCGCGTGGCCGCCGGGGACGCCGCCTTCTCCCCGCGCCTGGCCGGGTTCGTCCTCGACGCCTTCGGCGCGCAGGCCGGGGAAGTGGCCATGGCCGACTCCGAGTTCGACCGCCTCTCCGCGCGCGAGCGCGAGGTCATGCGCCTCATCGCCCGCGGCTACACCTACAAGGAGTGCGCCGGCGAGCTGTTCATCTCCGTCAAGACCGTCGAGACCCACGTCTCCGCCGTCCTGCGCAAGCTCCAGCTGTCCAACCGCAACGAGCTCACCCGCTGGGCCGCCGCCCACCGGATTGTCTGA
- a CDS encoding PspC domain-containing protein, translating to MSTTPSPTGPPSSDPLGGPGGPPMGPWAVPTQPNRPFMAGLFDSLRRSGVVRAEQRVVGGVCGGLAQRLGIDLILVRCVVAVLSLVMGIGLLAYGLAWALLPEERDGRIHLQQAFSSDMSAGFLGAVVCVIAGAARPDWGLRESAVFGAGWAGMTWRLLWTVGVIGALIWLISSQRQQRAGRSPQSARPVADGAWSAPAEQPRPAWDAGQGAPATGAANGPTWSGPVPGDPHPRPSHGPRGVGPAHPRPPRRPGPGRRLSAVVGGLLLLALAGVALAERHHMLDRLSYSHALVVVGTVTALLGAGVLISGLIGRRGGWLSALGIPAALLALPMLAISPLASPGLDRLVADDVAIIPSDERLSSGDVDLGSFGAGDAVIDLRDLGQAHGGTTARASLGSGHLRILVDRGQPVRIRARVGAGEVSALAEQKWKIEGAQDRHGLTSARRGADDDGPGETTSIDGVRIDAVLTPEGAPSDALTVDASVGAGNITIEESSRAWAPSSATASPAATPSAPPPAPSPSAGPTAPAFSRPSGAAAPEPHRALSHALTASTETRQP from the coding sequence ATGAGCACGACCCCCTCTCCCACGGGACCCCCCTCCTCAGATCCTCTCGGCGGGCCGGGCGGCCCACCGATGGGCCCGTGGGCCGTGCCCACCCAGCCCAACCGCCCCTTCATGGCGGGCCTGTTCGACTCCCTGCGCCGTAGCGGCGTGGTGCGCGCCGAGCAGCGCGTCGTCGGCGGCGTGTGCGGGGGCCTAGCCCAGCGCCTCGGCATCGACCTCATCCTCGTGCGCTGCGTCGTCGCCGTCCTCTCCCTCGTCATGGGGATCGGCCTGCTCGCCTACGGCCTGGCCTGGGCCCTGCTCCCCGAGGAGCGCGACGGGCGCATCCACCTGCAGCAGGCGTTCAGCAGTGATATGAGCGCGGGCTTCCTCGGCGCGGTGGTCTGCGTCATCGCCGGGGCGGCCCGCCCCGACTGGGGCCTGAGAGAGAGCGCGGTCTTCGGCGCCGGCTGGGCGGGCATGACCTGGCGCCTGCTGTGGACGGTCGGCGTCATCGGAGCGCTCATCTGGCTGATCAGCTCGCAGCGCCAACAGCGCGCGGGCCGGTCCCCGCAGTCGGCTCGGCCGGTGGCCGACGGGGCATGGTCGGCCCCGGCCGAGCAGCCCCGGCCCGCGTGGGACGCGGGTCAGGGCGCTCCGGCCACTGGGGCGGCGAACGGTCCCACCTGGTCGGGGCCCGTCCCGGGCGACCCCCACCCGCGACCCTCGCACGGCCCGCGGGGCGTCGGCCCCGCCCACCCCCGCCCGCCGCGCCGCCCTGGCCCCGGGCGCAGGCTGAGCGCCGTCGTCGGCGGCCTGCTGCTCCTAGCCCTGGCGGGCGTGGCGCTGGCCGAGCGCCATCACATGCTGGACAGGCTCTCCTACTCCCATGCGCTCGTCGTCGTCGGCACGGTGACGGCTCTCCTGGGCGCGGGGGTCCTCATCTCCGGGCTGATCGGACGCCGTGGGGGCTGGCTGAGCGCCCTGGGCATCCCGGCGGCCCTGCTCGCCCTGCCCATGCTCGCCATCAGCCCCCTCGCGAGCCCGGGCCTGGACCGCCTCGTCGCCGACGACGTCGCCATCATCCCCTCTGATGAGCGGCTCTCCAGCGGCGACGTCGACCTGGGGTCCTTCGGCGCCGGCGATGCCGTCATCGACCTGCGGGACCTCGGCCAGGCGCATGGCGGCACCACGGCGCGCGCGTCCCTCGGCAGCGGGCATCTGCGGATCCTCGTGGATCGCGGTCAACCGGTGAGGATCCGCGCCAGGGTCGGCGCGGGCGAGGTCAGCGCGCTCGCCGAGCAGAAATGGAAGATCGAGGGAGCCCAGGACAGGCACGGCCTCACCTCCGCCAGGCGGGGCGCTGACGATGACGGTCCCGGCGAGACGACGTCCATCGACGGCGTACGCATCGACGCCGTCCTGACCCCCGAGGGGGCCCCCTCCGATGCCCTGACGGTCGACGCGAGCGTCGGCGCTGGGAACATCACGATCGAGGAGTCCTCCCGCGCCTGGGCCCCCTCATCGGCCACGGCCTCCCCCGCCGCGACGCCGAGCGCACCGCCCCCGGCGCCCTCGCCGAGCGCGGGCCCAACGGCGCCCGCCTTCTCGCGCCCCTCCGGCGCGGCGGCCCCCGAGCCCCACCGCGCCCTTTCCCACGCACTGACCGCATCCACGGAGACGAGACAGCCATGA
- a CDS encoding MraY family glycosyltransferase has translation MRVYLLILLIAAAATYMSVPIVRHIALVSHALTPVRERDVHTAPIPRLGGVAMFVGLATAIAVASRIPYLASTIDASAWAVVIGAGLVCLLGVVDDLWELDWMTKLAGQILAAGVMASQGVQLITFPVGGLTIGSSRLSLAATVVVIIVVINAVNFVDGLDGLAAGIIGIGATAFFIYVYILTRATSPQAYASLAATVMAALIGVCLGFLPHNFNPATIFMGDSGSMQLGLVSAVGTIIVTGQIDPGTITGSSAVPVFLPLILPVAILLIPLTDMLMAVTRRTLAGRSPFHPDKLHLHHRLLAGGHSHRRAVLTMYLWAAIGSFSVVALAILPWRRVACGALIAVLIALALTTDILPGVGPGARKRARHQASQAFRAAAPRRSRPHAAPGPAAEAQAPDAVPAPGERP, from the coding sequence GTGAGGGTCTACCTGCTCATCCTGCTCATCGCCGCCGCGGCCACCTACATGTCCGTGCCGATCGTGCGGCACATCGCCCTCGTCTCCCACGCGCTCACCCCCGTGCGGGAGCGGGACGTCCACACCGCGCCGATCCCCCGGCTCGGCGGCGTCGCCATGTTCGTCGGCCTGGCCACCGCCATTGCCGTGGCCTCGCGCATCCCCTACCTCGCCAGCACGATCGACGCCAGCGCCTGGGCGGTGGTCATCGGGGCGGGACTCGTGTGCCTCCTGGGCGTCGTCGACGACCTGTGGGAGCTCGACTGGATGACGAAGCTCGCCGGCCAGATCCTCGCCGCCGGCGTCATGGCCTCCCAAGGGGTCCAGCTCATCACCTTCCCCGTGGGGGGCCTGACCATCGGCTCCTCCCGGCTCTCCCTGGCCGCCACCGTGGTGGTCATCATCGTGGTCATCAACGCCGTCAACTTCGTCGACGGGCTCGACGGGCTGGCCGCGGGGATCATCGGGATCGGCGCCACGGCCTTCTTCATCTACGTCTACATCCTCACCAGGGCCACCAGCCCCCAGGCCTACGCCTCGCTGGCCGCCACCGTCATGGCCGCCCTCATCGGCGTGTGCCTGGGCTTCCTTCCCCACAACTTCAACCCCGCCACGATCTTCATGGGCGACTCCGGCTCCATGCAGCTCGGGCTCGTCTCCGCGGTGGGCACGATCATCGTCACCGGGCAGATCGACCCGGGCACGATCACCGGCTCCTCGGCCGTGCCCGTGTTCCTGCCCCTCATCCTGCCCGTCGCGATCCTCCTGATCCCCCTGACCGACATGCTCATGGCCGTCACCCGCCGGACCCTGGCGGGCAGGAGCCCCTTCCACCCCGACAAACTCCACCTGCACCACCGGCTCCTCGCGGGCGGGCACTCGCACCGCCGGGCCGTCCTGACCATGTACCTGTGGGCCGCCATCGGATCCTTCTCCGTCGTGGCGCTGGCGATCCTGCCCTGGCGGCGAGTGGCCTGCGGCGCCCTCATCGCCGTCCTCATCGCGCTGGCCCTGACCACCGACATCCTCCCCGGCGTCGGCCCCGGGGCCAGGAAGCGCGCCCGCCACCAGGCCTCTCAGGCCTTCCGAGCCGCGGCGCCCCGCAGATCCCGCCCCCATGCGGCCCCCGGACCCGCCGCGGAGGCCCAGGCCCCCGACGCCGTCCCCGCGCCAGGGGAGCGACCGTGA
- a CDS encoding sialidase family protein has protein sequence MPHPWRAGRVERLAVLTAPRGADGAPAGSLRVPALLALPGGDLLLVHDLRPRPDGDAWRSQGGALPDDLPNPNRLCLRRSGDGGATWDEPVPLDPDPAVLPGITGISDPSLIAAPDGALHLLAAASSGVGLFGARPPRLPWSRGELPEPGTMRLLHAVSSDEAATWHWRDATDAALPSARWPDGAVLFPVSGHGIATSTGLVQPVVVALAPREDGSRPLCSACLLSDDGAAWRLGAPVPLGDGAAASLAGGAATSGTDEHAIAPVSPAGDLLVMSARDAAYGGTRLESTSVDGGMTWTRPEAVRALSDPGCNAGMAGLPDGSLLLSHSSDPAARRAGRLSARGVDGQWRALAGLTGPDEPFGYSDLVILPGPQGVPGEPGPARAVVAAEEPGADEGATRLVILAIDLR, from the coding sequence ATGCCCCATCCCTGGCGCGCCGGCCGGGTCGAGCGCCTGGCCGTCCTGACCGCCCCGCGCGGCGCTGACGGCGCCCCCGCCGGATCCTTGCGCGTCCCGGCGCTCCTCGCCCTCCCGGGCGGCGATCTGCTCCTCGTCCACGACCTGCGCCCGCGCCCCGACGGCGACGCCTGGCGATCCCAGGGCGGAGCCCTCCCGGACGACCTGCCCAACCCCAACCGCCTGTGCCTGCGCCGCTCCGGCGATGGCGGCGCCACCTGGGACGAGCCGGTCCCGCTGGACCCCGACCCGGCGGTCCTGCCCGGGATCACGGGGATCTCGGACCCCTCCCTCATCGCCGCCCCTGACGGCGCCCTCCACCTCCTGGCCGCGGCCAGCTCGGGGGTGGGCCTTTTCGGCGCCCGCCCTCCCCGGCTCCCCTGGAGCCGCGGCGAACTCCCCGAGCCCGGCACCATGCGCCTCCTGCACGCCGTCTCCTCAGACGAGGCCGCCACCTGGCATTGGCGCGACGCCACCGACGCGGCCCTGCCCAGCGCGCGGTGGCCCGACGGCGCCGTCCTCTTCCCGGTCTCGGGACACGGCATCGCCACCTCGACCGGACTCGTCCAGCCCGTGGTCGTGGCCCTCGCCCCCCGCGAGGACGGCTCGCGGCCCCTGTGCTCGGCCTGCCTGCTGTCCGACGACGGCGCCGCCTGGCGCCTCGGCGCCCCCGTCCCGCTGGGCGATGGCGCCGCCGCGAGCCTGGCCGGGGGCGCCGCCACGAGCGGCACCGACGAGCACGCCATCGCCCCCGTGAGCCCGGCCGGGGACCTGCTCGTCATGAGCGCGCGCGACGCCGCCTATGGAGGCACCCGCCTGGAGTCCACGAGCGTCGACGGGGGCATGACGTGGACTCGCCCCGAGGCGGTCCGCGCCCTGAGCGACCCCGGCTGCAACGCGGGCATGGCGGGCCTGCCCGACGGCTCGCTCCTCCTGTCCCACTCCTCGGATCCCGCCGCCCGGCGCGCCGGCCGCCTCTCCGCGCGGGGGGTCGACGGCCAGTGGCGCGCACTAGCGGGGCTGACCGGTCCTGACGAGCCCTTCGGCTACTCCGACCTCGTGATCCTGCCCGGTCCCCAGGGGGTTCCCGGTGAGCCGGGCCCGGCGCGCGCCGTCGTCGCCGCCGAGGAACCCGGTGCCGACGAGGGGGCGACGCGCCTGGTGATCCTCGCCATCGACTTGCGATGA
- a CDS encoding ATP-binding protein, whose product MSTTSIPAPEPWGRPGAGPFPEAGARPGSHHDPPPGAPAPQSPLRQRLPLRRPDRRSPLAPDGGRRSGRWFVGVAAGVGAHLGADPLLIRLVFVLLSAQTGVGPLLYAALWIFVPAGDPWGEAARSASALPVDRSRLAPRQAAVPGGAPGDEHWAARAWRSLRGGASGEGNRALQGAVVLLAAALLLASWRVELLPRTGSLLPALVIAMGAGLAWSQLDAVTSPGGPRDRWALARLAAGLALAATGILMWLASDIPPRAMLTAGLTGGALVLGIATILAPFWLRTSRDLAATRSAEARAAERADIAAHLHDSVLQTLTLIRKRAGEPETVARLARSQERELRAWLYTDRPEAGASVADAFRDLAGEIEDLHGVPVDVVCVGDRAPDRDTEAIVAASREALSNAVRHGEPPVSLYVEASESLIEAFIRDHGPGFDPGAASPDRHGVRESIIGRMERYGGTARIRRLDKGTEVRLALPTHATSRANQESPS is encoded by the coding sequence GTGAGCACGACGAGCATCCCCGCCCCCGAGCCATGGGGGAGGCCTGGCGCCGGCCCCTTCCCGGAGGCGGGCGCCAGGCCGGGCTCCCATCACGATCCCCCGCCGGGCGCTCCGGCGCCGCAGTCCCCCCTCCGTCAGCGCCTGCCCCTGCGGAGGCCGGATCGCCGCTCCCCGCTCGCCCCCGACGGCGGCCGGCGCTCCGGGCGTTGGTTCGTCGGCGTCGCCGCGGGCGTCGGGGCCCACCTGGGGGCCGACCCTCTCCTCATCCGCCTCGTCTTCGTCCTGCTGAGCGCGCAGACGGGGGTCGGGCCCTTGCTATACGCGGCGCTGTGGATCTTCGTCCCCGCGGGCGACCCCTGGGGCGAGGCGGCCCGATCCGCGTCCGCCCTGCCCGTGGACCGCTCCCGCCTCGCTCCGCGCCAGGCGGCCGTGCCGGGTGGGGCCCCTGGCGATGAGCACTGGGCGGCGCGCGCCTGGCGCTCACTGCGCGGGGGCGCGAGCGGGGAGGGCAATCGGGCGCTCCAGGGCGCCGTCGTCCTCCTCGCCGCGGCGCTCCTGCTCGCGTCCTGGCGTGTCGAGCTGCTGCCGCGCACGGGCTCGCTCCTGCCGGCGCTCGTCATCGCCATGGGCGCGGGCCTGGCGTGGTCCCAGCTCGACGCCGTCACCAGCCCCGGCGGGCCCCGCGACCGCTGGGCCCTCGCCCGCCTGGCCGCCGGGCTTGCCCTGGCCGCCACCGGCATCCTCATGTGGCTCGCCTCCGACATCCCCCCGCGCGCCATGCTCACGGCCGGCCTGACCGGCGGCGCCCTCGTCCTGGGCATCGCGACCATCCTCGCCCCCTTCTGGCTGCGCACGAGCCGGGATCTGGCCGCCACGAGGTCCGCCGAGGCCCGCGCCGCCGAGCGCGCGGACATCGCCGCCCACCTCCATGACTCCGTCCTGCAGACCCTCACCCTCATCCGCAAGCGCGCCGGTGAGCCCGAGACGGTGGCGCGCCTGGCCCGCTCCCAGGAGCGCGAACTGCGGGCCTGGCTGTACACCGACCGCCCCGAGGCCGGCGCTTCCGTGGCCGATGCCTTCCGGGACCTCGCCGGGGAGATCGAGGACCTCCATGGGGTGCCCGTCGACGTCGTGTGCGTCGGGGATCGCGCCCCCGACCGCGACACCGAGGCCATCGTCGCCGCCAGCCGCGAGGCCCTGTCCAATGCCGTGCGCCACGGGGAGCCCCCCGTCTCCCTGTACGTGGAGGCCTCCGAGAGCCTCATCGAGGCCTTCATCCGGGACCACGGCCCCGGCTTCGACCCCGGGGCGGCCTCGCCCGATCGCCACGGCGTGCGCGAGTCCATCATCGGCAGGATGGAGCGATATGGTGGGACCGCGCGGATTCGCCGCCTCGACAAAGGCACCGAGGTCCGGCTCGCGCTCCCCACCCATGCGACCTCCCGCGCGAACCAGGAGAGCCCGTCATGA
- the atpB gene encoding F0F1 ATP synthase subunit A, producing MSATLVASALAPASREGFEPPSISDFFPEAFAFVGTPFEMNRIMMIRLIMTGVLVLFFAIGASRARVVPGRFQGACETLIDFARVNIAEEIIGKRRAAPYVPIITAIFLGVLFLNISGVIPGLNIAATSVIGMPIVFAVVAYIAFTYAGIKSHGVLGYMRSQVLPGGVPKALWILIIPIEFFSNLVMRPVTLTIRLLANMVSGHFLLALCYAATNALFIHAAGALKGLGALTFGASIAFVFFELFVAALQAYIFALLTAVYIDSSINAH from the coding sequence ATGAGCGCAACTCTCGTGGCCAGCGCGCTCGCGCCCGCCTCGCGGGAGGGATTCGAGCCGCCGTCGATCTCCGACTTCTTCCCGGAGGCCTTCGCCTTCGTGGGCACGCCGTTCGAGATGAACCGCATCATGATGATCCGCCTCATCATGACCGGCGTCCTGGTCCTGTTCTTCGCGATCGGGGCCTCGCGGGCGCGCGTCGTGCCCGGGCGCTTCCAGGGCGCCTGCGAGACGCTTATCGACTTCGCCCGCGTTAACATCGCCGAGGAGATCATCGGCAAGCGCCGGGCCGCGCCCTACGTCCCGATCATCACCGCGATCTTCCTGGGCGTGCTGTTCCTCAACATCTCCGGCGTCATCCCCGGGCTCAACATCGCCGCCACGAGCGTCATCGGCATGCCGATCGTCTTCGCCGTGGTTGCCTACATCGCCTTCACCTACGCGGGAATCAAGAGCCACGGCGTCCTCGGGTACATGCGCTCCCAGGTGCTCCCCGGGGGCGTGCCCAAGGCGCTGTGGATCCTCATCATCCCCATCGAGTTCTTCTCGAACCTCGTCATGCGGCCGGTGACCCTGACGATCCGACTCCTGGCCAACATGGTCTCGGGCCACTTCCTCCTGGCGCTGTGCTACGCGGCGACCAACGCCCTGTTCATCCACGCGGCCGGGGCGCTCAAGGGCCTGGGGGCGCTCACCTTCGGGGCCTCGATCGCCTTCGTCTTCTTCGAGCTCTTCGTCGCCGCCCTCCAGGCCTACATCTTCGCCCTGCTCACCGCCGTGTACATCGACTCATCGATTAACGCCCACTGA